The following are encoded together in the Actinobacillus lignieresii genome:
- the moaA gene encoding GTP 3',8-cyclase MoaA codes for MQSIPIKNVGADNVSQLIDRFERQYVYLRLSVTDVCNFRCNYCLPDGYKPPSHRQQFLSVSEIQRVVRAFADLGTEKVRITGGEPTLRKDFLEIAHTVSQTNGIKKVALTTNGYRMERDIDLWQQAGITDINVSVDSLDTRQFQLITGENKLQSILKGIDRAFEIGYRKIKVNAVLMKQYTAPELDKFLAWIKDKPIQMRFIELMETGEMDSFFQAQHLSGQSVMQRLLQEGWQLQPKALSDGPAKVLSHPDYQGEIGLIMPYEKNFCASCNRLRVSALGKLHLCLFGEEGIDLRDLLSEDTQQAQLEARLKAALQGKREHHYLHIGDGGIRNNLASIGG; via the coding sequence ATGCAATCCATTCCAATTAAAAATGTTGGGGCGGATAATGTTTCTCAGCTTATTGATCGCTTTGAACGACAATATGTTTATTTACGTTTATCCGTTACCGATGTCTGCAATTTTCGCTGTAATTATTGTCTGCCGGACGGCTATAAGCCTCCTTCACATAGGCAGCAATTTTTAAGCGTATCCGAAATTCAACGTGTCGTGCGTGCTTTTGCTGATCTTGGCACGGAAAAAGTGCGTATTACCGGTGGCGAACCGACTTTACGTAAAGATTTTTTAGAAATTGCGCATACCGTTTCGCAAACGAACGGCATTAAAAAAGTAGCTTTGACTACTAACGGTTATCGTATGGAACGCGATATCGATTTATGGCAACAAGCCGGTATTACCGATATTAACGTGAGTGTAGATAGCCTTGATACACGCCAATTCCAGCTAATCACCGGTGAAAATAAGCTGCAATCGATCCTCAAAGGCATTGATAGAGCATTTGAAATCGGTTATCGCAAAATCAAAGTGAATGCGGTATTAATGAAACAATACACCGCCCCCGAATTAGATAAATTCCTCGCTTGGATTAAAGATAAACCGATTCAAATGCGTTTTATCGAGCTAATGGAAACCGGCGAAATGGACAGTTTTTTCCAAGCGCAACATTTATCCGGTCAGTCGGTAATGCAACGCTTGTTACAAGAAGGCTGGCAATTACAGCCAAAAGCATTATCAGACGGCCCGGCGAAAGTGCTTTCACACCCTGATTACCAAGGCGAAATCGGTTTGATTATGCCGTATGAGAAAAACTTCTGCGCCAGCTGCAACCGCCTACGTGTTTCGGCACTCGGTAAATTGCACCTTTGCTTATTCGGTGAGGAAGGCATCGATTTGCGAGATTTACTCTCGGAAGATACCCAACAAGCGCAATTGGAGGCACGTTTAAAAGCAGCATTACAAGGTAAACGGGAACATCATTATTTGCATATTGGTGATGGTGGGATTCGAAATAACCTCGCCTCAATCGGCGGCTAA
- a CDS encoding NapC/NirT family cytochrome c, whose translation MSKFKLSLAGGVICAVLGAVALFGVQSVMKATSSTEFCVSCHSMSHPQAEWEGTVHFSNRKGIRAECSDCHVPQDGLHYVKAKVIALKDVWHTFVTDKLPDQEAYEKHRLDMAQRVWAEMKETDSATCRSCHSFEAMVLTEQKEAAQKMHKLAQETNQTCIDCHKGIAHFMPEMQVDNSAALGELTKHAGQFSASDKTLYNLAMAPAQVAQGGEIRLLPFAEVSQWKESGDKVSGTIKGWQQAGAESIIYMGLGQRIMVGLVADEAKDKLTVHQPVHDNVTNSDWKEVSVEVSLPKTALTADIQALNHFGDNLNQTHCSGCHAPIGADHYTANQWIGVVNSMKDRTSMTADDVRAVTIYLQRNAKDVAGSLH comes from the coding sequence ATGTCTAAATTTAAATTATCACTGGCAGGCGGAGTGATTTGCGCCGTATTAGGTGCTGTAGCGTTATTTGGCGTACAGTCGGTAATGAAAGCGACCAGCTCTACCGAATTTTGCGTAAGTTGCCATTCGATGAGTCATCCGCAAGCGGAATGGGAAGGTACGGTACACTTTTCAAATCGTAAAGGAATTCGAGCGGAATGTTCCGATTGCCACGTTCCGCAAGACGGTTTGCATTATGTAAAAGCTAAGGTAATTGCCTTGAAAGACGTATGGCATACCTTTGTCACCGATAAATTGCCCGATCAAGAAGCCTATGAAAAACATCGTTTGGATATGGCGCAACGTGTTTGGGCGGAAATGAAAGAAACCGATTCGGCGACTTGTCGTAGTTGCCATTCATTTGAAGCAATGGTGCTTACCGAACAAAAAGAAGCGGCACAGAAAATGCATAAGTTGGCACAAGAAACCAACCAAACCTGTATCGACTGCCATAAAGGTATTGCCCACTTTATGCCGGAAATGCAAGTAGATAACAGTGCGGCATTGGGCGAATTAACCAAACACGCCGGACAATTTAGTGCGAGTGACAAAACATTGTATAACTTGGCGATGGCGCCGGCACAAGTGGCACAGGGCGGAGAAATTCGTTTATTACCGTTTGCGGAAGTATCACAATGGAAAGAATCCGGTGATAAAGTGTCAGGTACGATTAAAGGCTGGCAACAAGCGGGGGCGGAAAGCATTATTTATATGGGACTAGGTCAGCGGATTATGGTCGGTTTAGTCGCAGATGAAGCAAAAGATAAACTCACGGTTCATCAACCGGTTCATGACAATGTGACCAATTCGGACTGGAAAGAAGTCAGCGTTGAAGTGTCATTACCAAAAACAGCATTAACTGCTGATATTCAAGCGCTTAATCATTTCGGCGATAATTTAAATCAAACCCATTGTAGCGGTTGTCATGCGCCGATTGGTGCGGATCACTATACGGCGAATCAATGGATCGGTGTAGTGAATTCCATGAAAGATCGTACTTCAATGACGGCAGATGATGTGCGTGCCGTGACTATCTATCTACAACGTAACGCAAAAGATGTTGCGGGTAGTTTACACTAA
- the moaD gene encoding molybdopterin synthase sulfur carrier subunit yields MINVLFFAQVRELVGVDALTVPAEFETAEQLREHLSQQGKKWQLALEKGKLLVAINQSISPLESAIKDGDEVAFFPPVTGG; encoded by the coding sequence ATGATTAACGTTTTATTTTTTGCACAGGTACGCGAATTGGTTGGCGTTGATGCTTTAACCGTCCCTGCCGAGTTTGAAACCGCCGAACAGTTGCGTGAACATTTAAGCCAGCAAGGTAAAAAATGGCAATTAGCCTTAGAAAAAGGCAAATTATTAGTGGCAATTAACCAAAGTATTTCGCCGCTGGAAAGTGCGATCAAAGACGGTGATGAAGTCGCGTTCTTCCCACCGGTAACAGGAGGCTAA
- the moaC gene encoding cyclic pyranopterin monophosphate synthase MoaC, giving the protein MNQFTHINTNGEANMVDVSMKQETVRVARAEAFVSMNAETLQMIISGNHHKGDVFATARIAGIQAAKRTWELIPLCHPLLLSKVEVQLEALPETNQVRIESLCKLTGKTGVEMEALTAASVAALTIYDMCKAVQKDMVIENVRLLHKSGGKSGEFNAE; this is encoded by the coding sequence ATGAACCAATTTACTCACATCAATACCAACGGCGAAGCCAATATGGTCGATGTTTCGATGAAACAAGAAACCGTCCGTGTGGCTCGTGCCGAAGCATTCGTTTCGATGAATGCCGAAACATTACAAATGATTATTTCCGGTAATCATCACAAAGGCGATGTATTCGCAACCGCTCGAATTGCAGGCATTCAAGCGGCAAAAAGAACTTGGGAACTTATTCCACTTTGCCACCCACTACTCCTGTCAAAAGTTGAAGTGCAACTTGAAGCGCTGCCGGAAACCAATCAAGTACGCATAGAATCATTATGCAAACTCACCGGTAAAACTGGCGTAGAAATGGAAGCGTTAACTGCTGCCAGCGTGGCTGCCCTCACGATTTACGATATGTGTAAAGCAGTACAAAAAGATATGGTAATTGAAAACGTTCGTTTACTGCATAAAAGCGGCGGTAAGTCGGGCGAATTTAATGCGGAATAG